A DNA window from Melanotaenia boesemani isolate fMelBoe1 chromosome 6, fMelBoe1.pri, whole genome shotgun sequence contains the following coding sequences:
- the LOC121641692 gene encoding uncharacterized protein LOC121641692 isoform X2 — translation MFYCFSIKLKVSPSQFYDYFCNGIMFLQAWKTVCPFHPRGNRNGEWAFLPVFRVERKRKPIEETNDLWTIADHCYAKKTKLKSESEENPELLEEAVKEAQRVRQLQCAELINCMKGSTSIRKHLEAIITGDLVSAWEHRKERPTLYFEDDQLDEAVSFLFGIIRETSRTRRLEDWVDFTINVLLPEVTVHTLAIKYDMPMQEAIVRYKKGIQYEPCELKSVSEELT, via the exons ATGTTCTATTGTTTCTCTATCAAGTTGAAAGTGTCACCCTCACAGTTTTATGACTATTTTTGTAATGGTATCATGTTTCTTCAGGCATGGAAGACGGTTTGCCCATTTCACCCAAGAgggaatagaaatggtgaatgGGCTTTCTTACCTGTCTTCAGagtggagaggaaaagaaagccTATTGAAGagacaaat GACCTTTGGACAATTGCAGACCACTGCTATGCCAAAAAAACTAAGTTG AAAAGTGAATCTGAGGAAAATCCTGAGCTGCTGGAG gaAGCGGTAAAAGAAGCACAGCGGGTGCGGCAACTTCAGTGTGCTGAGCTGATCAACTGCATGAAGGGCAGCACTTCAATAAGGAAACACCTTGAG GCTATCATAACTGGGGATCTTGTCTCAGCATGGGAACACAGGAAGGAGAGGCCAACCCTTTACTTTGAGGATGATCAACTTGATGAGGCTGTCTCATTTTTGTTTGGGATCATCAGGGAGACATCAAGAACAAGACGGCTAGAAGACTGGGTTGACTTCACCATCAATGTGCTCTTACCGGAA GTGACAGTTCACACCCTGGCTATAAAATATGACATGCCAATGCAAGAGGCTATTGTCAGATACAAAAAAGGGATACAGTATGAACCATG TGAATTGAAAAGCGTTAGTGAAGAACTTACCTGA
- the LOC121641692 gene encoding uncharacterized protein LOC121641692 isoform X1 has protein sequence MFYCFSIKLKVSPSQFYDYFCNGIMFLQAWKTVCPFHPRGNRNGEWAFLPVFRVERKRKPIEETNQDLWTIADHCYAKKTKLKSESEENPELLEEAVKEAQRVRQLQCAELINCMKGSTSIRKHLEAIITGDLVSAWEHRKERPTLYFEDDQLDEAVSFLFGIIRETSRTRRLEDWVDFTINVLLPEVTVHTLAIKYDMPMQEAIVRYKKGIQYEPCELKSVSEELT, from the exons ATGTTCTATTGTTTCTCTATCAAGTTGAAAGTGTCACCCTCACAGTTTTATGACTATTTTTGTAATGGTATCATGTTTCTTCAGGCATGGAAGACGGTTTGCCCATTTCACCCAAGAgggaatagaaatggtgaatgGGCTTTCTTACCTGTCTTCAGagtggagaggaaaagaaagccTATTGAAGagacaaat CAGGACCTTTGGACAATTGCAGACCACTGCTATGCCAAAAAAACTAAGTTG AAAAGTGAATCTGAGGAAAATCCTGAGCTGCTGGAG gaAGCGGTAAAAGAAGCACAGCGGGTGCGGCAACTTCAGTGTGCTGAGCTGATCAACTGCATGAAGGGCAGCACTTCAATAAGGAAACACCTTGAG GCTATCATAACTGGGGATCTTGTCTCAGCATGGGAACACAGGAAGGAGAGGCCAACCCTTTACTTTGAGGATGATCAACTTGATGAGGCTGTCTCATTTTTGTTTGGGATCATCAGGGAGACATCAAGAACAAGACGGCTAGAAGACTGGGTTGACTTCACCATCAATGTGCTCTTACCGGAA GTGACAGTTCACACCCTGGCTATAAAATATGACATGCCAATGCAAGAGGCTATTGTCAGATACAAAAAAGGGATACAGTATGAACCATG TGAATTGAAAAGCGTTAGTGAAGAACTTACCTGA